GTCAGATTGGCATGGAACTTCGTACCGCAATTCAGGGAAAAGAAATTTCCAAGTTCCGCGATCAGGAAGACCAATATCCGATCGTTCTTCGCTATAACGACTATGTGCGAGAAAATATCGACCGTCTGATGAACCTCAAAATCACATACCGCGATATGACCACAGGCCTCCTGCGTCAGATTCCTCTTTCCTCTGTAGCTACAATTAAATACCAGAATACATACGGAGGCATTAACAGACAAAACGTACAACGTATCATTACGGTCTATTCGAACGTGCTTTCCGGATATACCCCTGTCGAAATCAACGCCCGGCTGAAGGAGGTTATTAAAAGCCTCCCTGCACCCGAGGGCGTTACAATTGATATTACCGGGGAACGCGAAGACCAGCTCGAAGCTATGCAGTTCCTGAGCAAAGCACTCCTGATCTCCCTTGCCCTCGTTTTCTTCATTCTTATTACCCAGTTCAACTCAATAGGAAAAACAATTATCATCCTTCTTGAAGTACTGTTTAGCATTATCGGGGTTCTTCTGGGCTTCGACATCTTCAACATGACTTTCTCGATTATTATGACCGGTATGGGCATTGTGGCTCTGGCCGGCATTGTTGTACGAAACGGGATCCTGCTCGTTGAATTTACTGACGTGCTCCAGGAACGCGGTATGGAAATGAAAGAAGCTGTTGTTGAGGCCGGAAAAACAAGAATTACTCCTGTACTTCTTACAGCTACATCTGCCATCCTCGGTCTTATTCCTCTGGCCATCGGTCTGAATATCGATTTCGGCTCCCTGTTTGCCCGTCTCAATCCCCATATCCATCTTGGCGGCGACAGCGTTGCCTTCTTTGGACCCCTGGCCTGGACCATCGTATTCGGTCTTGCTTTCGCTACCTTCCTCACACTCATCTTCATTCCCGTTATGTACTATATCCTGTATCATGGCGGCGCAGCAATTAAAAGAAGGTTCAATGCAGCCTTCCGGCCTGAAAAGAATGTCGATCTCGAACAACTTTATTAAAATGTAAATTCAAACCTTCATATTTTTCAGGCGGTTCGCATATTCTGTGAATCGCCTGAATTATTTGATAGAATTGCACGGCTTACTTTTACTAATTTTAGCACATGCATCTACGCTCTAAGATATGGTTCCTGAGTTTGATACTCTGCCTGCAGGCCTTCGGCCTGAAAGCACAGAATTCTCCGAACCGTCCGCGGGTTGGCCTGGTATTGAGCGGCGGCGCTGCCAAAGGACTTGCACATATTGGAGTTCTCAAAGTTCTCGAAGAAGCAGGAATTCCCATTGATATGGTAGCCGGTACCAGTATGGGCAGTATTGTGGGCGGACTCTATGCACTGGGCTATTCCGCCGATTCCCTTGAAAAAATAGCCCTTTCTCAAAACTGGGCTGCCCTGCTCCTTGACGAAGTATCCCGGGACAATTACTCCAATGATGAAAAAGACGAATTCGACAAATACATGGTCTCTTTTCCCGTAAAAGATCTTCGACCCCGCTTGCCGGGCGGACTAAAAACCGGACAGAATATTTCCCTGTTCCTGAACCGGCTCACCCTTCCTGCCTATTCCGTTTCCGATTTTAACCAATTGCCGCGACCCTTCCTCTGTATTGCCGCCGACATTGTCACCGGCGATGAAGTAGTGCTCCGAAAAGGAAACCTCGCCCAGGCCCTGCGGGCAAGCATGGCAATTCCCTCGGTCTTTACACCCGTGCAAATCGATAACCACCTGCTCGTCGACGGTGGTATCGTTAACAACTTCCCTGCAGACCACCTGAAGGAAATGGGTGCCGATATTATCATCGGAGTTAATCTTGGCTTTCGCCTTCATTCAGAAAATGAACTGAATTCCCTCTCTTCCATACTGGAACAGTCAGTATTTTTCAGGGCCGCTGAACGCAACAAGCAGAATCAAAAACTGGTTGATATTCTTATTCAGCCTGATGTCTATAAGAATTTTACTGCCGCCAGCTTTAATGAAGCAGCCAAACTGATTGCCGAAGGCGAACGCGCGGCCCGTGCTGTATGGCCCCAATTGAAAGCACTGGCCGACAGCCTTGCAAAATACCAGCCATCCTCCCCTCCTTCCCTCCCACCAACGCCTGAATTCTTAGATATTACCAGCATTAATATAAACGGCCTGAAAAATGTTTCCAAAAGCTTTGTACTTAACAAAATAAAATTTGACGTTCCTGGTTATTACAGTATTCAGGAAATTGAAAACGCCGTAGAACTGCTTTACGGTACACGATTCTTCAGCAAGGTTGAATATGCCCTTGTGCAAAACCCTGATTCCGGCGTCAACCTGATCTTTGATCTGGATGAAATCGATTACGATCTCCTTCGGGTTGGCGGAAAATATGACTCGGAATACAAAGCCACTTTATTGGTTAATACAACATTCCGAAATCTTTTTCTGAAGGGTTCTCGGCTAACCCTGGATTTTCGCCTGGGAGATCTTTCCCGCATAAAAGCCGCTTATACCATCCACTCCGCACTTCATACGGCACGAAGAGAGCAATGGATCAATGCTCCCTGGCTTCTCGCTGTCTTCCCTGATGTCACCTTGTCAACAGAATTCAGCCGCTATAATTATTATACCTATTCCGGCAATATCAAATCCGCTCTCTATAACATTTCAAAAACTAACCTTCAGCTGAAATCAACCAATAATTTCAGCAATTCTGTTTCACTTAGTTCCGACCTGTCTCTTGATTATTCTGCTACCGACGCAAAGTTCGTTACCTATAACCTGAGCGAGTCATATTCTCATCTCTTTGCCAGCCTGGGAACAACTTTGCTTGTCGATACCCGCGATTCGTATTTTGTGCCTAACCGAGGATTATATACCTTTCTCCGTGCTGAAGCCATTCAGGATATCTCTTCCGGGAAAAATGATATTGAAGATATCGTTCGCCTTATTGGAAAATGGAGCATTTCCCTCCCCCTTGTGAGAAATAAACTGGTCCTTTCTCCGCAGACAATGATCGGATATAATTTTAAGCCGGTCTCTGTTCCTGATTACAGCCTGTATATAGGCGGTAACAGCATTCACCCTGTAAATGAAGGTTCTTTCCCTTTCCCTGGCATAGAATATTTCGAAAGGTCAGGCCAGGCTGTCTTTGTTCAGAATGTGCAGTTTCAGTTTCAGATGTTTCAGAATCATTATATTATCGCCCAGGGAAATATGGGTAGTGCGCAGGAATCAATATATAATCTCCTGGTGAACCGCCCGTTTTACGGTGTCTGTCTTTCTTACTGCTATAACAGCGTAGTTGGTCCTCTTATTATTTCAGTCCATTCCAGTGAAATCCATCCGGCTCCCGGATTTTTCCTGAGCTTTGGATACAGACTTTGATCCGCAAGGGCCGCTTCCTCTGCGTTTCAGCGGGGTTGACCCGGATGCTTTCACAATAACCCACCCACTGCACAATAGTTCGCTTGCTTTCCTGATGCGCAACAGGGGCTTATCGTATTCAAAAAATCTCAGGAAATAGAACGAGATAAGTCAATAGAAACACAAAAAACATTTCAACAACTTGTTTCTATTGACTTATCGAGGTAATCCCGACTGATAAAATCTGATTAGATTTTGTTAGTCGATTCATCAATTGAGTTTTTCAATTGACGAATTTGGAATAAATAAGGAAGAAATAATGGTGTCTGAAATGAACATTCCGGTATTCGTTAACCTGTACCTGCCTCTTTTAACTTCGATGTGACCCTTTCCGGCATATTTTGAAATGCCTTTGATAAAATACCTTGCAAGTTCTTCTCCGAATTTCTCTCTGATTTCCTCTTCAGTCACCCCATCATCAGTTCGAAGTGCCGTTAAAAGGTATTCATTGTACAGGTCCTTGTCGGATAATTGCTCCTCCTCATAATATCGTTTGCCTTCCTTTATTGCCAGTATGTAATGGTAAAGCGAGGAAATATTCCACCTTCGTGAAATCCCATTGTAGGAATGCGCTGAAGGTCCTATACCACAATATATCTTTCCCTCCCAGTATCCTTTGTTATGCCTTGCCATAAAGCCTTCGCGGCAGAAATTGGAAATTTCATAATGCCGGTACCCCAGGCTGGCCGAAAATTCACACAGCATCATGTATTGTTCAAATTGTTCTTCTTCACCGGGCAAACTAACCTCCTCTTCAACAATATCCTGATAAAGAACCGTTCCCTTCTCAGGGGTTAGTAAATAGGCTGAAAAATGAGGAATATCAAAACGTTCCAGTATGTGCAGATCCTGAAAAAGGTGATCCGCTGTATATCCCGGGGAACCATAAATTAAATCAATACTTATGCTGGGAATCCCTTCCTGCCGGAGGATATCAATGGCTTCCATGGCTTTGCCTGCAGTATGCCTTCTGTCCATAAACTTCAGGACAAAATCCTGAAAAGATTGTACACCCAGGCTTATCCTGTTGATTCCTGCTCTTCTGAGCGCCTGCACAAAATCCCTGCTGATATCATCAGGATTGGCTTCCAGGGTAATTTCCGGACAGGAATCTACCTGAAACCAGTTCTTTATATTGTCAATGCACTTTTTATAAAAATCGGGAGCCATCAGACTGGGAGTTCCTCCTCCAAAATAGATACTTTCAACTGCCTCCTTCCCGAGATAACCTCTTCGTTCTTCCATTTCCTTTTGCAGGCATTCGCCCAGTTCCTGCATCCGCCTCAAATCAATAGTATGGTAAAAATCACAGTAAACACAGGATGATTTGCAGAATGGAATATGAAAATAGATTCCGGCCATTTTCCTGTAACTCTTAATAAAGAAATATGTTTACTTTGTACACATTAATTCCCGGAAAATACACTGTAATGTACAACAAGGATAATATCTTCTGGTGGGTTGCATCACTGGTATGGATAATTTTAATTGGCATTCTTTCTCTTTTACCTCCCTCTGAACTATCCGGCTGGAGTTTTCTTCATATACCAGGTATGGATAAAGTGCTGCATGCCTTATTCTACGTTATCCTGGCAATCTTCCTCTCCAATACCATGTTTCAGGAATTGAAAACGAGCAAACTGAAAATCAGAATCATGACCATACTCCTCTGCCTGTCTTACGGTCTGTTGATCGAATTCCTTCAGCCTTTGACCGGACGTTCCAAAAGTTTTTATGATCTGTTGGCCGACATGGGTGGTGCAATAGTCGGAACTTTGCTTTTCTACCAGATTCGTAAAATAAAAATCCGTTGGTTGGGCTAACTCAGATCGTTTCTTCACCCTTCAGAACATCGGCAATGGTTTCATTAGCCAGCATTTCCCTGAACGTATCCCTGATCGGTGCATACTTTTCATGCAGCACACAGGGTTTATGACGCATGGAACAACGTGCACTGCCAATAATACACTGATTGAGAAAATCCGTATTGTCTACTGTTTCAATTATCTGAAGCAAAGTAATTTTTTCAGCCGGCTTCCCCAGAGTAAAGCCTCCCGTAGGACCTTTCATTGAATCCAGCAGCTTTTTTCTCGCCAAAACCTGCAGAATCTTCCCCAGGAAAAAGGCTGGAATCTGCAATTCTTTTGCAATAACCTTTATGCCAAGCCGCTTGCTTTTTGAACTGTGACTGGCAATATAGATCATTGCCCTGATGGCATACTTGCTGGTATTTGATAACATACACTATGATTTAACCGGAATTTTCTGTATCCTACGTTCATGCCTTCCTCCCTCAAAGGATGCCTCCAGAAACGCTTTGACAATCTTAAAAGCTTCCATTTCACTGATAAAGCGCGCAGGCAAAGCACATATATTCGCATTGTTATGCTGACGCGCCAGAGATGCTATTTGCTCGTTCCAGCATACCGCCGAGCGGATACCCTGATGCTTGTTCGCTGTCATATTGATCCCGTTTCCGGTTCCGCATAAGGTGATCCCCAAAGGATACTGACCTCTTTCAATAGCCTCCGCTATCAGATGCCCAAAATCAGGATAGTCACTTGAATCACTGTTGTATGCACCAAAATCCTTCACCGTATACCCCATATTCTTCAAATACTCAATGATCCTCTGCTTCATAAAATACCCTGCATGATCGGATGCAATAGCAATCTTTTTCTCCATATTCGCGTTTGTTTTGTTGCTCCAAAAGTAATAAAAGCAAAAGATTTAAAATAAAAAAGACCTTTTTATCTTATGCTTCAATAAACACACTCATTTACCCCCAGATGACAAAAAAATGTTAAATACCTGTTCATTTTATATTGATATTGCGTTACAAACATAAAATCCGGATTTTTTCACCTTTTACCATAATCTTGTCCGCAGGTATATCAACAAAAAAGCTCCATTCTGCATACCACAAATCAGCCTATTTTTTTAACAGGCACAAATATTAACAAATGTTACTAATTCCACTTAATATATTGTAATTCAATAAGTAAAGATTTTTACTCTGGTTGAAAATATGTTTTTATAAGGTTTATAACAACAAATGCAAGTACCTTTGAAAAATATTGCTAACAGAACTAACAGCATATAATCATATAGTAATAGGAATTCAAAATTCTTTTATATGTAATTTTGTTAATGAATTAAATGTGAATAAATGCAATTATCTGATGGAAAAGGGATTTAGACTGGGAAATATGCAAAAATACGGATGGTACTGTTTGTTTTTCCTTGAAATACTTATCAGTTTTTCATCTGAAACTATAGCTCAGGAAAAGAAAGAATATTCTGTTCTGTACTATCCGAACGGCGCGAAAGCCAGCGAAGGCTATATGCGTGATGGTCAACCAGATGGATACTGGATATCCTATTATCCGAATGGTACAAAAAAGTCTGAAGGAAACAGAAAAAATTTTCTTCTTGATAGTATTTGGGTGTTTTATAATCAGTTAGGCGATACAGCAGAGAAAATTTCTTATGTCCTGGGAAAAAAGAATGGTTATAGCTTAAAATATGGTTACGTAAACGATAGGGTAGGCAAGGAAAGAGTGATAATAGTGGCGAAGGAGTTATATATTAATGATGTTAAAGAGGGAAACAGCTACTACTATGACAAGCAGGGAAATCTGAGGGAAATTGTAAAATATAGAAAAGGGAAGCGAGATGGAATAACGTTTGTTTTTAACAAAGACAGCATGCTTACTGAAATAAGAGAATACAGAAATGATTTTCCGGTACTTTTGGAAAGATTGAACAGGTATGATTCTCTCGGTAGAAAAGATGGGATATGGAGAGAATATTTCCCGGATGGCAAAATTAAAGAAGAAGCTGTTTATAAAAATGGAGTCTATAATGGAATAATGAAAAGATTCAATGAAAAAGGTGCATTGATTCTGTCATTGCTGTATAAAGACGGTCGCATAGTTGAAGAGAATCCAAAACTGGAAAAAGCTGCTGAAGTTAAGACAAAAATAAATAGTGAAGGATGGGTCGAATTCAACGGGGCTTTTATTGATGACTCTGTTCCTGTGGGCATCCATAGGTGGTATAACAAGGATGGTAAGGTGATTCGGGCTGAGCTCTATGGTACGGACGGAAAACTGATATCGGAAGGAATAATTGATAATGAAGGAAAACGCGAAGGAATGACTGTTTTTTATTATCCTGATAGGAAAATATTATCAAAAGGTGAGTATAAGGATAACAAAAGGGAAGGCAGATGGAAATTCTATGGAATAAATGGAGTTTTGGAGCAGGAAGGTGAGTTCAGAAATGATATGCCAAATGGATTATGGACATGGTACTATCCGGATCAGACTATTAAAAGGACGGAAGCTTTCCTGAATGGAAAAGAAGATGGAGAATACATGGAATATGATAACGGGGGAAAAATCATTGCAAAAGGAGTTTTCGTAGAAGGAGAAAAGGAAGGGGAGTGGTTTTATCATGTTGGAGATCATAGCGAAATAGGAAAGTATATTAGCGGTCTAAGAGATGGCATTTGGCGATATTATTACGAAAATGGAAATTTGCAGTTCGAAGGAAGATATGTTCAAGGTAACCTGGATGGAAAAGTTAAATGGTTTTATGACGATGGGAAAATCATGGAGGAGCAATACTATATTAACGGAATAAGAGAAAAGACTTGGAAGAAATATGACAGACAGGGAAATATTGTTCTTACGGTTACCTATGCCGAAGATGTAGAGGTGAGAATAAACGGTGTAAAAGTTGAAGATTCGGAAAGGGAAATAAAACTTATAAGATAGTATCGGATGGCGAAAAAGGATGAAAGAAAAATTATTAGCCTTGAGACCAGTGATCCCGATTTTGAGAACAAACTGCGTCCTTCAAATTTTGGGGATTTCAAGGGGCAGGAAAATATTGTAAGCAATCTGAAGATTTTCGTGCAGGCTGCAAAAAACAGGAAGGAGTCTTTAGATCATGTTCTGCTGCATGGGCCTCCGGGACTGGGAAAGACAACCTTGGCGAGTATCATTGCAAATGAAATGAATGTCGGACTGAGAACTACATCAGGTCCGGTACTTGATAAGCCTGGTGATCTTGCGGGAATACTTACCAGCCTGGAAGAAAATGATGTACTATTCATCGATGAAATTCACAGACTTTCACCCGTAGTGGAAGAATACCTCTATTCAGCCATGGAAGACTATTGCATTGATATATTGCTGGATAAGGGTCCTAATGCAAGATCAGTACAGTTGAAACTTAATCGGTTCACACTGGTTGGGGCTACTACAAGGTCTGGTTTACTCACTAGCCCATTGCGTGCACGATTCGGAATAAATTTGCATCTGGAATATTATAAGGCGAATGTCCTGAAGGATATTGTTCTGAGATCGGCGAAAATTCTTAGAATAGAAATTGACGACGAGGCTGCTGAAGAAATATCAAGAAGAAGCAGAGGAACACCGCGAATTGCAAACGCCATCTTAAGAAGGGTTAGAGACTTCGCACAAATTAAAGGCGATGGAAAAATCGATCTGAAAATTACCTTATATGCATTAAATGCTTTGGATATTGATACCCACGGTCTTGACTTTATGGACAATAAAATTTTAATGACGATAATTCAGAAATTTAAAGGAGGCCCTGTTGGATTAAAGACGATTGCTACGGCTGTTGGAGAAGACGAAGAAACAATTGAGGAAGTTTATGAACCATTCTTGATTCAGGAAGGCTTTATGAAGCGAACTCCACGAGGCAGAGAAGTTACAGAACTGGCGTATAGGCATTTTAACCTGAAAAGTGAAATAAGAAATGGAAAACTTTTTTAATATTGCCAAAAATTTAGAATATGAGAAATTTTATGAAATTTTCCGGAATTGTTTTAAACATACTGGGAGTAATTGCCCTGTTGATTCATCAGATAAAGTCTGAAACTTCAAATTCACTTCTTGTTGTTGGTATTAGTTTGATGCTGTTGGGATTGGTATTCTTTATACTTATTAATAAATTCGCTGAAGATTAGCTCATATTGGCCAACTTCTGAAGAAAAGGACGATTAAGTATCTTTATCTTCCGGCCCGACAAATCTATTAGTTTATCATCTTTGAATTCTGAAAGCAGTCGGATTGTGGACTCTGTTGCTGTGCCCACAATGTTGGCCATTTCTTCCCGCGTAAGGGAAAGATTAATAAATCCCTGAGAATCTGTACCAAAAGTCTTTTCAATATGAAGGAGAACTTCAGCCAGCCTTTCTCTTACCGTTTTTTGCGCAATGTCAGTTATATACTCGTTGGCTTCGCCTAATTCCTGGCAGATGAGCTGTATTAAATCAAGGGCAAAGGTGCCGTCTGCCTTTACAAGATGTATAAGGAAAAAACCTGGAATAAAAAGAAGAGTGCTGTCTTCGTGAACCTGAGCGCTGGTACAGGCGGGTTCATTGCTGAATAATGAACGGAAAGCTATTATATCGCCTGGTCGTGCAAAACGTATGATCTGCTCCTTGCCATCTGCTCCTGTCTTGAAAATTTTTATAATCCCGCGAAGTACAAAGTAGGAACCGGATATATTGTTACCCTGGCGGTAAATAAGCTTATTGCGCTGATATGTAACTTGTTCAGAAATTGTAATAATTTCATCTATCTTGATCGGTGGAAGATGACGGAAAACCGAGTTAGGTAAGCCGAATATCGGAAAAATTTGTGAACTTTCAACAGGATGTTGATTCATAAACCATTGCATTTATTCAATACGTAAAATGTAGATGAGGCGAAAACTGGTGAAGGAAGCGGATATCGTTTTCAAAATAAAGACGAAGATCGCGCACCTGAAATGTGAGCTGTGCTATCCGTTCAATTCCCATTCCAAAGGCGTATCCTGAATAAATTGATGGATCAATCCCATTAAGTGAAAGAACATTGGGGTCTACCATTCCGCAACCAAGAATTTCTAGCCAGCCGGTATATTTGCAAATATTACAGCCATTTCCCTTGCATATGGTGCAGGATACATCAAATTCAGCTGATGGCTCCGTAAAAGGAAAAAAGGAAGGCCGAAGGCGAACCTTTGTATTTTGTCCAAACATCTCACGGGCAAAATATAGCAATGTCTGCTTGAGATCAGCAAAAGATACATTTTTGTCAATGTATAAACCCTCAACTTGATGAAAAATGCAATGAGCACGCGCAGATATTGCTTCGTTACGAAATACTCGTCCGGGCATGATCATTCGTATCGGAGGTTGTGTGTTTTCCATAACTCTTACCTGGACGGAGGAGGTGTGTGTTCGTAAAAGAATATCAGGATTTTGTTCGATAAAGAAGGTATCCTGCATGTCCCTGGCAGGATGCTCAGGTGGAAAATTGAGGGCACTGAATACATGCCAGTCGTCTTCAATCTCCGGACCATCAGCAATAGTAAAACCCAGACGGGAAAAAATCTCTAATATTTCTTTCCTTACAATGGAAATTGGATGCCGCGAAGACAAAGGAATGTTTTGTCCGGGCAGGGAAAGATCAGAAACTTTTGAAATAGGTCCGGTTGTTTGTTTTAAGTATTCCTGGAATTGTTCATATTTTGAAACAGCTGCGTTTTTTAGATCATTTAAAAGACGGCCTGTTTCTTTCTTTTGTTCCTGAGGAAGGTGTTTGAATTGATCAAATAACTCCGACAATATACCTTTCTTGCTGAGGAAGCGTAAGCGAAATTCTTCAAGTTCAGAAGATGTACCGGGGTGAAAAGAATGAATTTCTTCTAAGTAATTGTTAATTAGATCTTTCATATGTTATTCTATTTCTTTATTAAGGATATTTTCATTTTGACATCATGAAGGGGACGATCATTTTTGTCCCTTTCAAGGGAAGCTATCTTATCGGCTACTTCCATACCTTGAACAACTTCTCCAAAAATTGTGTATGAATTATCGAGATGGGGTGCTCCTCCTATCGTTTTATATACCGTGCGTTGCTCTGGAGAAAACCGGAATAGAGGCAGTTGAGACATTCTGATTCGGGCTGAATCTGAAGCTATGGCTGAAAGAAGATTACGATCAGGCGTCTGACCTGATTGTTCTGCCAGCTTTTTCTGCTCTTCCAGGATACGAAAATAAAGATTCTGGAAAGTTTGTTGCTGAATATAGTTCTCTATTTTATTAAGCTCATCGTCAGTGTAACTCCGCCCGGTGACAATGTAAAACTGTGAGCCGCTGGAAAGTCTGTATGGATTTGAGGCGTCACCTTCTCGGGCTGCCGCAAGAACTCCTCGTTTGTGAAAATGGGATGAAACTATTTCTGGTTCGAGCGTATAATCAGGTCCTCCATTACCAAGAAGAGCTCCGACAGGGGCATTTTTTGAGTCAGGATCACCCCCCTGAATCATAAAGGAAGGAATCACACGATGAAACAAAAGATCGTCAAAGTAGTGGTTTTTTACAAGGGAAAGGAAATTCTCCCGGTGTTTCGGTGTATCTGTATATAACTTAACATACATTGACCCAAATTCCGTGTCAATCCGTATATCAGAATTTTGTGTATTTGTAGTAGTTTTGCAGGAATTAGGAACGAGGATAAGAAGAGTTCCTGTTAATAAGATATAGAACTTGGAAAGCATAATACGTCAACTTTTGAGGTGCAAATGTATTAAAATTGTATTTCTTTTTTAACAGTTACTATGAAGAAGCGATTATGCATAGCCGGCTATACTGGATTCATTGGAAGACATATTGTACCAATGTTTGAGGAAAGCGGATTTGAAGTTTTAGGAATACAAAAAAAGGATATAGTCGAGGGAAATCTTGATGAAATTGTTCGTGTTGTAGATGGTTGTGATGCTGTTATTAATCTGGCCGGAGTTTCTATTAATCGGCGATGGAATAAAAAGAATAAAGAATTAATTAGAAGTAGCAGGATAATATCAACTACCTTGATTGTTAGCGCTGTGGAAATGTCAAAAAAACGGCCGGATGTTTTCATCAATGCCAGTGGAGTTGATATTTATCCACCATCACGCATTTGCGATGAAAATTGTACAGAAAAGAATAACTCTTTTTTGTCGGATGTAATTAGTGAATGGGAGAATACAGCTGATCAAATGAATAAGCTTGGTGTAAGAACTGTAAAAACTCGGTTTGGTATTGTATTAGGGAAAGATGGTGGGGTTTTTAAAATTTTTAATGAAAATACAAGAAAATTTGTTGGTGTTGTTTTCGGAAATGGTAGGCAACATATGCCGGTTGTGCATATTTATGATGTCTTTTCGGCAATGAAATTTATTCTAGAAAATGAGACTTTGTACGGTGCTGTTAATGTAGTTGCTCCCTTTGATTGCAGACAGATTGATATTGTTGAAAAGATTAGTGAAAAATATGGAAAGAAGTTTAAAATTCAAATTAATAAATGGATCGTTAAGTCTTTTGCTGGTGAAATGTCTTGTCTTTTGTTGGACGATAGAATCGTTTATCCTAAGAAACTGATTGAAAATGGATTTAAATTTAAATTTGATAATTTCAACGCAATAGCTGAAAATTTGATGTATAAATAGCGTGGGAAAAATTCAAAGGCTTATTGGACAGACATTAATATATGGTCTTGGAACAATGATACCAAGGCTATTAAATTTCGTTATCCTTACTCCATATTATACAAGAATATTTAAACCTGATGAATATGGTATAATTACAGAATTGTACGCCTATATTATTGTATTACAAGTATTACTCACTTATGGTATGGAAACGGGATATTTCCGTTTCAGTAGAGATGAAAAAAGAAAAGGACTTATATATAGTATCGTTCAGACTTCCGTGCTGTTCACATCGGTTTTATTTATTATTGTAACCTTTTTACTGGGTAAAAGTATTGCAAATGTATTAGGTTACGAAAATAAGGTTATTTTAATCTTTGCAGTTGGACTTATTGTTTCTATGGATGCTTTTTCAGCTATTCCATTTGCTAAATTGAGAATGGAAGGAAAAGCAATGAAGTTCGCAATAATAAAAATAATAAATGTGGTTATTACATTAATACTTGTTTTTGGATTTTTAAGTTTTTTCCCTGCA
The genomic region above belongs to Bacteroidales bacterium and contains:
- the pheS gene encoding phenylalanine--tRNA ligase subunit alpha, which produces MKDLINNYLEEIHSFHPGTSSELEEFRLRFLSKKGILSELFDQFKHLPQEQKKETGRLLNDLKNAAVSKYEQFQEYLKQTTGPISKVSDLSLPGQNIPLSSRHPISIVRKEILEIFSRLGFTIADGPEIEDDWHVFSALNFPPEHPARDMQDTFFIEQNPDILLRTHTSSVQVRVMENTQPPIRMIMPGRVFRNEAISARAHCIFHQVEGLYIDKNVSFADLKQTLLYFAREMFGQNTKVRLRPSFFPFTEPSAEFDVSCTICKGNGCNICKYTGWLEILGCGMVDPNVLSLNGIDPSIYSGYAFGMGIERIAQLTFQVRDLRLYFENDIRFLHQFSPHLHFTY
- a CDS encoding peptidylprolyl isomerase; the protein is MYVKLYTDTPKHRENFLSLVKNHYFDDLLFHRVIPSFMIQGGDPDSKNAPVGALLGNGGPDYTLEPEIVSSHFHKRGVLAAAREGDASNPYRLSSGSQFYIVTGRSYTDDELNKIENYIQQQTFQNLYFRILEEQKKLAEQSGQTPDRNLLSAIASDSARIRMSQLPLFRFSPEQRTVYKTIGGAPHLDNSYTIFGEVVQGMEVADKIASLERDKNDRPLHDVKMKISLIKK
- a CDS encoding TIGR01777 family protein, producing the protein MKKRLCIAGYTGFIGRHIVPMFEESGFEVLGIQKKDIVEGNLDEIVRVVDGCDAVINLAGVSINRRWNKKNKELIRSSRIISTTLIVSAVEMSKKRPDVFINASGVDIYPPSRICDENCTEKNNSFLSDVISEWENTADQMNKLGVRTVKTRFGIVLGKDGGVFKIFNENTRKFVGVVFGNGRQHMPVVHIYDVFSAMKFILENETLYGAVNVVAPFDCRQIDIVEKISEKYGKKFKIQINKWIVKSFAGEMSCLLLDDRIVYPKKLIENGFKFKFDNFNAIAENLMYK